GTGAGCGCTCCCGTGATGAGGACGACTGGATCAGACACGTCGAGGGTCCTTCCTGCAACTACCTAGGTGAACGACGGGCAAGCGGTTCGGAACCCGCACGACACCGGGTTCCTCTTCGGGTAGGGGCGTATCCCCCGGTGCGCCCGCAAGGAAGGTGTCCCAGCCGGACGACAGCCGCATCGGACCCGACCGCCGTATCCATCGAACGGCGGCACTTGATGGTCCGTATGGCCCACGGACGGCGGCCGGGACAGACGACCCGAAAGCGGTCACGCGGGCGGGAGGCGAACGCCGCAAGCCCCCTGGTGACATCAGAACAAATCGCGAACTCGCTCAGCCAGTGACTCCCACAGTCACATCGAAACGACTCCCGCGGTCGGTTCTGGCACACATTCCGTGAGCGATCTTGAGTCCGGCCTCACCGGACCCCGGTGACACGTGGTCCGCGCAGCTCACATGGCGCGCGCGCCTCCTGCTGGCGAGAGCCAGCGAGATCTTTCACGGAATGTGTGCCAGAACCGAATCTCGTGAACAACGCCAGTCATCGTACGGGCAGCGCATCACCGATCGCCCCGGCCGCCGGGCTCCCGTGCAACGGGGTGCCGGCGCGGCGGCCGGGATCGTGGTCCAGGAGCAGCGTGTTGGCCCTGGCCTGCGGTGGTCGGGCCCGTGGTCGGGGCGGGCCCGGCCGGCTAGGCCGTGTCTCTTAACTGCGGGCACGCGCGAGAGGCTTCGGCCGAGCCTCGTAGAATCGTGGTGTGGCATTCATGAGCACTCCGCACTGCTGCTTCCACTGATCGGGAGGCTGTGAGGGCGATGCCGGACGGCATCGCCCTCCTCGGTATGCCTGCCGCGTGACCCGCGTTTCGGCGCTGCCCGCATCGAGGGCCGCCGCCGATCCGTCCTCCTTGGACGGCCATCTTCTGAGCGCGCGTGCAGGCACGGTCCCTTCCCTTCACCGTTGCCAGGAGTGTCTTGTGCCTGTTTCGCTTCCCCCTGCCCTCGAATCGTTCCTCGATCTCCTGCGCTGTCCGACGTGCGGCGCTTGTCTCCACCCCGGCCGCGGCGCGCTGCGCTGCCCGGCGGGCCACACCTTCGACATCTCCCGTCATGGCTATGTCAGCCTCCTGACGGGCGCCCGTGCCACCAGCAGCGACGACGCGGCCATGGCCCGAGCCCGGGACCGGTTTCTGGCCACCGGCAGGTACGGGCCGATCCGCCGGATCGTGGCTCACCTGGCGGCCGACGCCGTGCCCGGGCAGAGCACCGTGGTGGACGTGGGGTGCGGCACTGGCTACTACCTGGCCGGCGTCCTCGAGCAGTTGCCCGGTGCCCGCGGTCTGGGTCTGGACACCTCGGTGCGCGCCCTGCGCGCGACGGCCCGTGCCCATGAGCGAGCAGCCGCTGCGGCCTGGGACGTTTTCCGCCCCCTGCCGCTGGCCGACGGGATGGCCGACGTCGTGCTGGACGTGTTCGCCCCGCGCAACCCATCCGAGTTTCACCGGGTGTTGCGCCCGGGTGGTCGGTTGGTCGTGGTACGTCCGACCGGGCGGCACCTGCTCGAATTGCGCAGCCAGGTGCCCGGAATGGTCGCGATCGACCCGGCCAAGGAACGTCGTCTGCACAAGGTGCTGACCCCTTTCTTCGAGGCCGCGGGTACCGAGCTGGTGGAGTACGTCACGTCCTTGACCCGACCGGAGGCTCTTGATCTGGTGGGGATGACGCCGAGCGCACGCCATCTGAACGGTTCGGACCTGGGCGATTACGGTCTCGTGCCCGACCAGGTCACCGTGTCCGTGCTGGCCACTGCCTACCGGCCTCGGTGACCACAAGCGGGCGCACGCGCCTACTGACAGACGAACAGTGGGCACGCCTGGCGCCCTACCTTCCCTGTAATACGGGGAAGGTAGGGCGCCCGTTCGCCGACCACCGCCGCGTCATCGAGGGAATCATCTACCGGTACCGCACCGGGATCCCCTGGCGAGACCTGCCCCACGAGGTGTTCGGACCCTGGCAGACGGTGTGGAAGCGACATCGCAGGTGGGCCGCTGACGGCACGTGGGACTCGGTTCTGGCGCGACTGACCTCCCAGGCAGACTCGATCGGCGAGATCGACTGGACGGTCTCAGTGGACTCGACGATCAACCGGGCTCATCAGCACGCCACGAACACGACTCGGCCCGAGTCGGACACCGGCGCTGCCACCCGCCGCGGCGAGAGCGAGGCTACGGTGATCGACCGTGAACCCGCGGCGCACGCAGCAGGCCGATCCCGCGGCGGCCTGACAACCAAGATCCATCATGCCGTGGACGGCAACGGCCGCCCACTGGCCATCGTGGTCACCCCGGGCCAGGTCCACGACGGACAGATCCTGCCGCTTCTGCTGGGCGATATCCGGGTCCCGCGATGCGGCCGAGGCAGGCCACGAACCACACCGGACGCCCTGCTCGGAGATAAGGCGTACTCCTCCAAGCAGATCCGCGCAGACCTCGCGTGCCGCGGTACACGCGCTGTCATCCCCGAACGTATCGACCAGCAGGCAAATCGCAAGAGAAAGGGCCGTGCCGGCGGCAGGACTCGAACCTTGGACACCGAGACCTACAAACGTAGGAACGTCGTAGAACGGTCGTTCAACCTGCTCAAACAATGGCGGGGCCTGGCCACGCGCTACGACAAGCTCGCGATCGTCTACCGTTCTGCAGCAGTGTTGGCGGGGGTCATCACCTGGCTACGGAGTTGAGAGACACGGCCTAGTTTGAGGACCTGGACCTCACCGACACTTACACGAGAAGCGGAGCAATAGTCAAGACTTGTGGATTAAGTCAGCCTGGTTTCTTGAGGTGATGGAGTCGGTGGTGTGCCGCATTGCGGACTCGGCGGGTCCGCCCGCGTTCTGCGAGTAGTCGCAGGACGTCGGGTGCGGTGACGATCTGTGTGGTCACGGCTGTGCGCTGGAGCCAGTCGGAGGCATCGGTGAGCTCCTCGGCGGCCCACGGCTCTCTCAGAGCGAGGGTCCTGAGCAGGCGCCATTCGTGGAGTCGGGTGGTGAGAAAGTCGTGCTGGTCGATCACCCTGGACATGGCCTGGGCCCATGCCGTGAATGCCGGGTCGGTGATCAGTTCGGTGGCCCGGCGGTCCAGGTGTCGGCTCACCGCGCTGACGGCCATGCTGGTGTCCTCATCGCGCAGAACAGCAGCCAGCAGATCGGCTTCGTCGGCCGCGGCGACGGACTGCAGGGCCTGGAGGTAGTGAGCGAATCGCCGGTGTTCGGCGGGCTCGTCGCTCTGGCGCCGGCTGTTCATGCCGCCTTGCCTTCCGGTCGTTCCATGAGGTGGCCGTTCTAGAAGCGGGCGCCGGCCCGGACGAGGGCGACGAGGTGGGGTGCGGTGACCGCTCGCCAGCGGGCCTGGGCGGATTCCACGAGCTTGAAGACCATCGCGAGGGCGGCGGCCGGACTGCCGGCACCGCGGGTGACCTTGGTCCGAAGCTTCACCGTGCTGAACGTCGACTCGATAGGATTTGTCGTGCGCAGGTGGACCCAATGTTCGGCGGGGAAGTCGTATAAGGCCAGCAGCTCGTCGACCTCACCGGTGATCTTCTTGGTGGCCTTGGGCCACTTCGCGCCGTACGTCTTCTCGAACGCGGTAACCGCCTTCTCCGCGTGCGCGCGGTCCTCGGCGTTGTAGATCTCCTGCAGGACCGCTCGTGCTCCGGGCTGCGCAGACTTCGGTAGCGCGTTCATGACATTCCGCGTCTTGTGAACCCAGCACCTCTGGTGCCTGGCCTGCGGAAACACCTCCGCCAGGGCCCGCCACAATCCCATCGCGCCGTCCCCGACGACGAGCATCGGATCCGTCATCCCGCGACGACGGCAGTCCCGCAGCAGGTCGGCCCAGGACTCCGTCGACTCGCGCAGGCCCTCAGCGATCGCGATCAGCTCCTTGGTCCCGTCGACGCGGACGCCCATCAGGACCAGGAGGCAGGAGCGGGTCTGCGAGAGGCGGATCTCGGGGTGGACGCCGTCGGCCCATACATAGACGTAGTCGGATTCAGCCAGGTCACGGCGCTGGAACTCCGCGTGGTCGGCGGTCCACTGCTTCGTCAGCTGGGTCACCGTGGCCGGCGACAGCCCGGCCGCCGAGCCCAAGAACTGCTCCATCGCGGGCACGAAGTCACCCGAGGAAAGGCCGTGCAGATAGAGCAGCGGCAGCACCTCGCTGACCTTCGGGGACTTCCGGCACCACGGCGCGAGGATCTTCGAGGAGAACCGCTTGCGCTCGCCGGTCTCCTCGTCGACCCGCTTGTCGTTCACGCGTGGGACAGCGACCTCGACCGGCCCGGCGGCCGTCGTCACCGTTCGCGGCCGGTGGCGGCCGTTGCGGACCACCAGTCGACGGCCGGCCTTGTCACGCTGCCCGGCGAGCTCGGCTATGTACTGATCAACCTCCGCCTCCAGGGCGGCGGCCAGCATTCGCCGGGCGCCCTCCCGGACGATCTCGTCGATCAGGGAACCGGCCTCAATGGTGCCGTCCTCGTTGACTACGCTGAGCATGGGCGTGCCCTCCCAACCGACGGTGCAACGTCGGTCTACTCGGTGACCTATCGATCACTCGGGAAGGTACGCCCTTTCACGTCCCAACCCGAGGCCGATCCACAGGTCTTGAGCATTGCTCTTCGCACCTGGTCCCGGACTTCATCTACAGCATTCCGCTACCGCCGCACCAGGCCGGACCGGAAGAGCGACTTCCTCTCGTCCGCCTGGTGACGGACGAGGAAGCCTGGCTGCCCGCAGGACAC
This genomic interval from Streptomyces sp. NBC_00376 contains the following:
- a CDS encoding IS256 family transposase, which translates into the protein MLSVVNEDGTIEAGSLIDEIVREGARRMLAAALEAEVDQYIAELAGQRDKAGRRLVVRNGRHRPRTVTTAAGPVEVAVPRVNDKRVDEETGERKRFSSKILAPWCRKSPKVSEVLPLLYLHGLSSGDFVPAMEQFLGSAAGLSPATVTQLTKQWTADHAEFQRRDLAESDYVYVWADGVHPEIRLSQTRSCLLVLMGVRVDGTKELIAIAEGLRESTESWADLLRDCRRRGMTDPMLVVGDGAMGLWRALAEVFPQARHQRCWVHKTRNVMNALPKSAQPGARAVLQEIYNAEDRAHAEKAVTAFEKTYGAKWPKATKKITGEVDELLALYDFPAEHWVHLRTTNPIESTFSTVKLRTKVTRGAGSPAAALAMVFKLVESAQARWRAVTAPHLVALVRAGARF
- a CDS encoding putative RNA methyltransferase — its product is MPVSLPPALESFLDLLRCPTCGACLHPGRGALRCPAGHTFDISRHGYVSLLTGARATSSDDAAMARARDRFLATGRYGPIRRIVAHLAADAVPGQSTVVDVGCGTGYYLAGVLEQLPGARGLGLDTSVRALRATARAHERAAAAAWDVFRPLPLADGMADVVLDVFAPRNPSEFHRVLRPGGRLVVVRPTGRHLLELRSQVPGMVAIDPAKERRLHKVLTPFFEAAGTELVEYVTSLTRPEALDLVGMTPSARHLNGSDLGDYGLVPDQVTVSVLATAYRPR
- a CDS encoding IS5 family transposase; amino-acid sequence: MTTSGRTRLLTDEQWARLAPYLPCNTGKVGRPFADHRRVIEGIIYRYRTGIPWRDLPHEVFGPWQTVWKRHRRWAADGTWDSVLARLTSQADSIGEIDWTVSVDSTINRAHQHATNTTRPESDTGAATRRGESEATVIDREPAAHAAGRSRGGLTTKIHHAVDGNGRPLAIVVTPGQVHDGQILPLLLGDIRVPRCGRGRPRTTPDALLGDKAYSSKQIRADLACRGTRAVIPERIDQQANRKRKGRAGGRTRTLDTETYKRRNVVERSFNLLKQWRGLATRYDKLAIVYRSAAVLAGVITWLRS